One Brevibacillus choshinensis genomic window carries:
- a CDS encoding PD-(D/E)XK nuclease family protein, with product MLEVKQFPEMSWSLSRHKTLMNCQMQYFFTYYLSHNGWLQKASSVSKHAYRLKKMVSTEILLGNSVHKQIQQVIGHVQSEEKIQSESHLVESIRADLNTAYADSIHRRAQWFEKPSKYSMLQEIYYDGSLTKEKIHDIQERTRLSVNHFVSSRTFNVISHNQKVKIVDAERFRVMKVDGINIFAVLDLVYQEENGRYVIVDWKTGKERPDDFYQVVLYVWFLHEKLNIDLGEIEAKIEYLQIGKQKSIQVKQMDIDNMLNTFRMSMELMCGYIEDIEQNKPFGFEAFPKTQNPRTCSSCNYRELCSKS from the coding sequence ATGCTTGAAGTGAAGCAGTTTCCTGAAATGAGCTGGAGCCTTAGTCGCCATAAAACATTGATGAACTGCCAAATGCAGTATTTTTTTACTTATTACCTATCCCATAATGGGTGGTTGCAAAAAGCCAGCAGTGTTTCCAAGCATGCTTACCGTTTAAAGAAAATGGTATCCACAGAAATTCTCCTAGGAAATTCTGTTCATAAACAGATCCAACAGGTGATAGGTCACGTTCAAAGTGAAGAGAAAATCCAATCAGAGAGCCACCTCGTTGAAAGTATACGGGCCGATTTGAACACTGCATACGCTGACTCGATACATAGACGAGCACAGTGGTTTGAAAAGCCCAGCAAGTACTCCATGCTCCAAGAAATTTACTACGATGGTTCGTTAACAAAAGAGAAAATACACGATATTCAAGAACGTACGAGATTAAGTGTGAATCATTTTGTAAGCAGTCGGACCTTCAACGTAATTAGTCACAACCAGAAAGTAAAAATTGTTGATGCAGAACGGTTTCGTGTCATGAAAGTTGATGGCATAAACATCTTTGCTGTCTTGGATCTTGTTTATCAAGAAGAAAATGGACGTTATGTCATCGTGGATTGGAAGACAGGAAAGGAAAGACCTGATGATTTTTACCAAGTAGTCCTCTACGTTTGGTTCTTGCATGAAAAACTGAATATCGATCTAGGTGAAATTGAGGCCAAAATTGAGTACCTACAGATAGGTAAGCAGAAAAGTATTCAAGTTAAGCAGATGGACATAGATAATATGCTGAATACATTTCGAATGTCTATGGAACTCATGTGTGGATACATAGAGGATATTGAACAAAATAAGCCGTTTGGATTCGAGGCATTTCCCAAGACCCAAAATCCTAGGACCTGCAGTAGCTGTAACTATCGGGAACTATGTAGCAAAAGCTAG
- a CDS encoding helix-turn-helix domain-containing protein, translating into MNDDKLKEKNKSDVDQLNDEIDALAKNLGVLIRYFRELRGLSLNDVYMVSGISPSYLNRLEQGQRDSPSIKIVKRFAEALKIPSDVLFEAIFHEKAPKERNLSLEELLICSDYLVNDEPVNREIKEHLLAIVKHILSCEWTSETKMRESCNLADMIDRLRKVS; encoded by the coding sequence ATGAATGATGATAAATTGAAGGAGAAGAACAAAAGTGATGTGGATCAGCTTAATGATGAGATTGATGCATTGGCAAAAAACTTAGGCGTTCTCATCAGATATTTTCGAGAGCTTCGAGGACTATCGTTGAACGATGTGTATATGGTGAGTGGGATTTCGCCATCTTATCTAAACAGATTGGAGCAGGGACAGAGGGACTCACCGAGCATTAAAATTGTGAAACGATTTGCTGAAGCTTTAAAGATTCCAAGCGACGTATTGTTTGAGGCAATCTTTCATGAAAAAGCTCCAAAAGAACGCAATTTGTCGCTCGAAGAATTACTTATTTGCAGTGACTACCTTGTGAATGATGAACCAGTAAACAGAGAAATAAAGGAACATCTGCTTGCTATCGTAAAGCATATCCTTTCTTGTGAGTGGACATCCGAAACGAAAATGCGAGAATCCTGCAACTTGGCCGACATGATTGATCGATTAAGAAAGGTTTCATAA